A stretch of the Vigna radiata var. radiata cultivar VC1973A chromosome 9, Vradiata_ver6, whole genome shotgun sequence genome encodes the following:
- the LOC106773890 gene encoding probable pectinesterase/pectinesterase inhibitor 36: protein MHLITILFIALSSRKKKMATYATTATTVTATTLFLLLGMATTTLCLQEKGVLQMAQNHVSQAKNWVANALTLHGYESQSLSLSDHQTSVIALRDCSKLYEESESRLSHMMSQNSTYTREDALTWISAVMTNHRTCLDGLQEKGYVEAQILDRNLTVSLKQALILYSRNKVIAKGPPLPGTISKGSGILESWSEASYKPDFTVAQDGSGTHKTIQAAVNALAAMGNNRPARAIIYVKSGVYNEKVNIGQKLHNVMFVGDGIDRTVVTGNRNVVQGSTTLSSATFDVSGDGFWARDMTFENSAGPEKHQAVALKVSSDLSVFYRCSFKGYQDTLYVLSNRQFYRDCQIYGTIDFIFGDAAAVLQNCDILVRKPLSQQSNFITAQGRDDPNKNTGIAVQSCRVRAASEFVSLKNSQKTFLGRPWRKYSRTVFMKSELDGMIEAKGWGEWSGSFALSTLFYGEYMNTGGGASTENRVRWPGFHVLRSATEASPFTVRQFVQGERWIPATGVPYSSGI, encoded by the exons ATGCATCTCATCACAATACTATTCATTGCTCTCTCtagcagaaaaaagaaaatggctACTTAtgccaccaccgccaccacagTCACTGCCACCACCTTGTTTCTCCTTCTTGGCATGGCCACCACCACCCTTTGCCTCCAAGAAAAGGGTGTCCTCCAAATGGCTCAGAATCATGTTTCTCAAGCCAAAAACTGGGTTGCAAACGCTTTGACATTGCATGGCTATGAAAGCCAAAGCCTGAGCCTTTCTGATCACCAAACAAGTGTTATAGCCCTCAGAGACTGTTCCAAGCTCTATGAGGAGAGTGAGTCTAGGCTCTCTCACATGATGTCTCAGAACAGCACTTACACCAGAGAAGATGCACTCACATGGATAAGTGCTGTGATGACAAATCACAGGACCTGCTTGGATGGTCTGCAAGAAAAAGGGTATGTTGAAGCTCAGATTCTCGATAGAAACTTGACCGTGTCGCTTAAGCAAGCTCTCATTTTGTATTCAAGGAACAAAGTCATAGCCAAAG GACCACCCCTTCCGGGAACAATATCCAAAGGTTCTGGTATTTTAGAATCATGGAGTGAAGCAAGCTATAAGCCAGATTTCACAGTGGCACAGGATGGTTCAGGGACACACAAAACAATCCAAGCAGCAGTGAATGCACTTGCTGCAATGGGAAATAACCGTCCTGCAAGAGCAATCATATACGTAAAATCAGGGGTCTATAATGAGAAGGTGAATATTGGACAGAAACTGCATAATGTGATGTTTGTAGGAGATGGCATAGACAGAACTGTTGTTACTGGCAACAGAAATGTAGTTCAAGGATCCACCACTCTGAGCTCAGCCACATTTG ATGTATCAGGAGATGGATTTTGGGCTAGAGACATGACATTTGAGAACAGTGCAGGTCCAGAAAAGCACCAAGCAGTGGCACTGAAGGTTAGTTCAGACTTATCAGTGTTCTACAGGTGCAGCTTCAAGGGCTACCAAGATACTCTTTACGTGCTCTCAAACCGCCAATTCTACCGTGACTGTCAAATCTACGGAACCATAGATTTCATATTCGGGGATGCTGCAGCGGTGCTACAGAACTGTGACATCTTAGTGAGGAAGCCGTTGAGCCAGCAATCGAACTTCATCACAGCACAAGGAAGAGATGACCCGAACAAGAACACAGGGATTGCAGTGCAAAGTTGCAGAGTTAGAGCAGCATCAGAGTTTGTCAGCCTGAAGAATTCTCAGAAGACATTCCTGGGAAGGCCATGGAGGAAGTACTCAAGGACTGTGTTCATGAAGAGTGAGTTGGATGGAATGATTGAGGCAAAAGGGTGGGGTGAATGGAGTGGAAGTTTTGCACTTTCAACGTTGTTCTATGGAGAGTATATGAACACAGGAGGTGGTGCTTCTACAGAAAATAGGGTGAGATGGCCTGGTTTTCATGTGCTGAGAAGTGCTACTGAGGCATCACCTTTCACAGTGAGACAGTTTGTGCAAGGAGAAAGGTGGATTCCTGCTACTGGGGTGCCATACTCTTCTGGAATATGA